TTATCTTCATTGAATGAATTGAGAATTGGTGAAAACACCAGACTTGATTATACCGCTGTGCTTACATCAGCAAAAGCATTGCCTGCATTAAATGAATTGTGGTTGCAATATTGTGGCTTTACCGCTTTACCTGCTGTTTTAAATGAGTATCCGGCGTTGGAAACCATTCATTGGAGTGAAGAATGGAAAGATAAAAATTCAGATCAAATTATAGCAATTTGTGAAAAGGAAAATAAAAAATTTGCTAAACTGAAAATTACCTGGAACACCATGTCAGGAATGTATTACGATATTTTCTAAGGATAAAAAGCATGGATGAAAAGGCGGGAGAATATCCCGCTTTTTTTTTGGGGTATAAATATTTTCACACACTATTAGTTTGAATGCGATTGAACCTACGGATTTTGTTGGTTCAAATCTTTTGGCTTTATATGGGCGAATGCGAATAACCCTGCGAATAATTTTGGTGCAAATCTATTGACGGATTCTATTCGTTATTTTTATTAGGTGGCTTTAATTAGGGCTGCAAGGTGTTCAACAACGGGTAGGCAATCTTGATAATCAGAATGGTCAATTTCACGATTACTTAATGCAACGGCGTTATGTGAATACATGTTTGGTGGGGCAATTGCAGCCGGATGTTCTGTCAAACCTAAACGTTGTTCATAACGTGTTTCAGGATTTTCTCCGGTAAAAAATTCCTTTACATTTTCGATTTTCTCTCGTATTGATTTTTCTGTGTTTGATATTTGTAATGCTTTGTCAAAACGAGAGTAAAAATTATGTACTTCACGCACGCAATATTTTAAACCGGCATAATATGGACCGAGGTAGAGACTTTTAATTATTTCTCTTCCCTGCTGATCAAAAGTTTTTAAATCACATTGTGTTACTTGTCTGCGTTCAATGTCAGGTGCAAGCATGATAAATTGATCAAGAAAATATTGATTTGATTTGTTTTCAAACGCGCTGCGATAATCTGCCAATTTAAAATCTGCTATTTGAAATTCTTCATCGTTGATACCGGCAAGCATAGCACAAGCAAGTAGATTACCCATGCTGTGTGCAAGTAACGTAAGTTCAGCCTGTGGGGCAAGTGTTTTGATGCGTCCCAGTAAATTGGCTAAAGCGGTGCGAGATGCAAGAGCCTCAGTGCGGTCAGATTCATAACTCACCACGTTGCCATTTGATGGCCATGAAAAGCCAACTACCGCAGTGAGATTATTGGTGTCATTTTCAAGTTTTAATTTTTGGTCAGGTGCAAATGGATCAGTGATGAGATCAAGTTGCGTTGCCTTATTTTTTTCGCTTGCATAGCCTAATGTTTTACACAGGATACCAAACCAAGTGTGTGTTTCATGCAATGCTACATTATAGCCGTGTACGCAAACAAGTATGCGTTTGACACTTTTGAGTGAAAGAAAATTTTTAAAAACCGTTTGTTCTGAATCTATGACATACACCTCTTCAGGGAAATAACCATCATCAGTAGTGGCAAGATAGTGAGACAGGTATTCATCCATGTTGAGCCAGTGGTAGCCGCCTTTTTGGAGTTGAATGCGTTTGTCACGTTCAATGTTGCGACCTAATTTGTCGCGATCACGGTTGGTAGCAAAATATCTGATAAACATAGTTTTGTTTTTTTACTAGTGTATGACAAGATAGAAATTTATAACGAATGAAGGAGTGAAAAATAAGTTGTAAACTGAAAATCACTATTGTCCTGTAGAGAAGAAAAATATGCAGAGAAAAATTTCCTTGACATCAAAAAAGACAGGTAAATTAATTTGGATTTATTGTTTGGATTTAACCAGATTCAATTTCATTTCACGCAGCATTTCAATGTCAAATATTGGTGCGCTCAAGGCATGTGTTTTTAAATCGTAAATGCACATATTTTGATCGTCTTTGTCATTTAATTCATTGTCATGATTGTTGTCAATATGATAGGTGATTATAATTTTACTGTCATTGTGGATGCTTTTCCAAGAGATAAAATCAGTTCCATCTTCAGTGAGCTGATAAAGCTGTAAAATTTTCAGATCATACAAATAAAGAGTAGTGCAGGTGTAATTATTATTGGTTGGTTTTTTAACCTGAATAAATAGCAATGAGTTGAAGGCAGGATGAACGATGGATGAGTTTTGTTGAACATCGTCTTCATCATTTTCATAATAGTAATCATCACTATAATTAAATGTTTCCAAATCATTGGTGATGGAACGTTCAACGGTTTCTATTGTAATAATTTCTACCGGGGATTCAAAAATTAGCATGGGTTTGGTGCTGGTATCAGTTAGCACGGCAAT
This genomic stretch from Crocinitomicaceae bacterium harbors:
- a CDS encoding alpha/beta hydrolase; the encoded protein is MFIRYFATNRDRDKLGRNIERDKRIQLQKGGYHWLNMDEYLSHYLATTDDGYFPEEVYVIDSEQTVFKNFLSLKSVKRILVCVHGYNVALHETHTWFGILCKTLGYASEKNKATQLDLITDPFAPDQKLKLENDTNNLTAVVGFSWPSNGNVVSYESDRTEALASRTALANLLGRIKTLAPQAELTLLAHSMGNLLACAMLAGINDEEFQIADFKLADYRSAFENKSNQYFLDQFIMLAPDIERRQVTQCDLKTFDQQGREIIKSLYLGPYYAGLKYCVREVHNFYSRFDKALQISNTEKSIREKIENVKEFFTGENPETRYEQRLGLTEHPAAIAPPNMYSHNAVALSNREIDHSDYQDCLPVVEHLAALIKAT